The genome window ACGAGGACTTCGACGCGCAGCGCGCGTGGCGGGCGGCTGCCGAGTACCTGGCGGGCGACCGGTTCGCGGGTGGCAGGCCGGGGCTGGGGGCCGACCAGGCGACGGCCGATTCGCTGCTGGTGTTCTTCGACCTCGAGCACATGGCCCCGCTGGCCAGCGGCAAGCCGTGGCTGGAGCCCGCGCCCGAGCTGGCCCGCCGCATCGCGGAGTTCGACCGGGCCTGGCAGGCCGGGGACCGCGCGGGTGCGATCGCGGGGCTGCGCGCCTACGCGCAGGCGATCAAGGACGCCCCGCAGCGGATCCGCGCCGGGGCGGCGCCGGACTTCGTCTCCGATGCCGGGCCGTGGCTGGACGCCACCGCGCTGTGGGGCGATGCGCTGCTGAGCACGCTCGACGGGCTGCAAGCCCGCGTCGACGGTGACGAGGCGCGGGCGGGCGAGCGGCTGGCCGCTGCCTCGAAGCTCGCCGACCAGGCGGGCCAGGTGCACACGGTGCCCGGTGAGAGCAGGCCGCAAGGCCCGGTGCGGGTCGGCGACGGTGTGCTCGACGTCTTCGTGGAGCAGGCTCCGGGTCTGCGCTGAGGCGTCACTCCTGCGGGACGATCAGCCAGCAGGTGAGGTACAGCAGGATGCCGAGGCCGAAGCCGAGCAGCGTGGCCGCGACGAGGACGACCCGGATGATCGCGGAGTCGACGTTGAGCGCCCTGGCCGCACCGCCGCACACCCCGGCGATCATGCGGTCCTCGCTGCTGCGGCGGAACCTGCGGGGCTCGGAGGTCTGCGTGGCGTCGAAGTAGTGGACGTTGCTGTTCTCGGTCATGCCCCGATCGTGCCGCCGCTGGGGCCGCGGGGCTTCGGGGCTGAACCCCGGGCCGACCCCGATTCGCCCCCTAGCGGCCGTCAGGCCACGGACGGGCGGTGGACGTCGAGCAGGTCGGTGTGCTGCTCCTCCCACCGGTCGTAGAGCACGTCGCTGCCGTAGCGGGCGACGAGCTGCGCCTCGTTGCGGGTGATCGGCACCAGCGTGATGATCTGCAGCACCGGACTCCCCTCGTGCAGCAGCACGTCGAACTCGTCACCCAGGTGCGGGTGCGGGGCCGCCAGCGCGCCGGCGATCTCGGTGCCGGGCAGCAGCGCCCGGTCGTTCATGATCAGCGCGCCGTAGCCGACCCGGCTGCGCGACTCGGTGAGCAGCTCCGCGATCACACCGGTGAGGTGCCGGGCCTGGCGCTCCTGGTCGGCGCGCACCGTGCACACCAGCTCCTGCGGCAGCGGCGCGCCCGCGGTGCGCATGCGCAGCCCGCTGGTCAGCACCGACACGTGCGGGCTGTCGCGGTGGTCGCAGTAGACCAGGTGGTAGCCGCGCTCACGGCCGCTCGCGGTGCTGCTGTCGGCGCCACGGACCCGCCCGATGTGGGCTTCGACGTGTGCGGGGAATCCGCTGAACCGGCTCATATGGCCGGGATCTTACGGACGACCGCGGCGGACCGGGCCAACGGACCGCGATGCTCGGGCTCCCCGTTCCACGCACGCGGCGCATAGCCTCTGGCCCATGGGCAGGCCACCACGCCACGACGCGGACAAGCTCCTGGACGCAGCGGTCGCGATCGTGGCCGAGAGCGGTCCGAGGGCGGTGACGATGGCCGCGGTCGCGCGGGCCGCCGGCGCGCCGAGCGGCTCGGTCTACCACCGCTTCCCCGACCAGCCCGCGCTGCTGGCGGCCTTGTGGCTGCGGACCGTCCGGCGGTTCCGGGCCGGCTTGTTCGAGGTGCTGGAGTCGGGTCCGCCGCGGGAGGTGGCGGTCGCCGCCGCGCGGCACGTGGTCGAGTGGTCACGTCGCAACACGGCCGAGGCCCGGGTGCTGCTCGCGGGTTCCTCGGCGTTCGGCGAGTCGGAGTGGACCCAGCAGGCCAGGGACGAGCTGCGCCGGGTCAACGAGGAGATGTTCACCGCGATGGCCGAGGTGGCGCGGGGCATGGGGACCTGCGGCGAGCTGGGCTTCGGCCGGTTCTCGCTGGCGGTGGTCGACATGCCGATCGCGGTCGTCCGGCGGAACCTCACGCGCGGTGACGAGATCCCCGAGCACGAGGTGGTCGTCGTGGTCGAGGCCGTGCGGGACCTGCTGGCCAACGGGCAGGGGCGCTGACGAGGGGCCGCGTCCCGAGCCGGACGGCGCGATCGCACCGGTGTTTTCCGCGACTCCGGCGGATACGCTCGCGGCATGGCCGATGACGCGCTGGGCATGAAATCGCCGGCCGACGTGGCGGCGGCGCTGGACGCGACCGGGTACCTGCCCGATGACGGGATCGCGACCGCGGCGTTCCTGTCGATGCGGATGCGACGCCCGCTGCTGTGCGAGGGCGAACCGGGTACCGGCAAGACCGCGCTGGCGCAGGCGCTCGCGAGCGCCCTGGACGTGGAGCTGATCCGGTTGCAGTGCCACGAGGGCATCGACGCCGCGCAGGCGCTCTACGACTGGGACTTCCCCCGGCAGCTGCTGCACCTGCGCACGCTGGAGGCCGCCTCCGGCGGTTCGCTGGACCCCGACGCCGCCGAGTCGTCGCTCTACACCAGCCGCTTCCTGCTCGCCCGGCCGTTGCTGCGCGCCCTGCGGGAGGCGCCCTGCGTGCTGCTGGTGGACGAGATCGACCGCGCCGACGACGAGTTCGAGGCGTTCCTGCTGGAGGTGCTCTCGGAGTACTCGGTGAGCATCCCCGAGTACGGAGTGGTGCGGGCCGCCGAGCCGCCGATCGTCGTCCTGACCTCCAACCGGACGCGCGAGGTGCATGACGCGCTCAAGCGGCGCTGCCTCTACCACTGGCTCGAACACCCGGGTCTGGAACGCGAGGTCGCCATCCTGCGGCGGCGTCTTCCGGGCCTGGACGAGCGGCTCGCCGAGCAGGTCGCGGCGGCGGTGCAGCGGATGCGCCAGCTCGAGCTGCTCAAGCCGCCGGGGGTCGCCGAGGCGCTGGACTGGGCGCAGTCGCTGCTGGCGCTCGGCAAGGACGAGCTGGACACCGAGGTCGCGGCGAGCACCCTCGGCGCCGTGCTGAAGTACCGGGAGGACGCCGAGCGGGTCCGCGCCGCGTGGGAGTGAGGACGACATGGACCGCACGGTGATCGGGCTGGTGGGGTTCGCCCGCGCGCTGCGGCATTCCGGCATGGCCTGCGGTCCCTCCCGCGTGCAGGCGTTCCTCGACGCCGCCGAGGAGGTCGGCCTGGACGAGCGGGACTCGCTGTACTGGGCCGGCCGGCTCACGCTGTGCTCCGACCCCGACGACATCCCGCGCTACGACACCGCCTTCGGCTGCTGGTTCGGCCACGACCCGATGCCCTCGCCGCAGGACGGCCACGCCGTGCCCCGCCCGGCGCGGATCGCGGCGCTGACCTCCGCCTCCGGAGAGAGCGACGAGGGTGCCGAGCCGCTGTCGGCCGCGGCCAGCGAGGCCGAGGTGCTGCGCAGGCGCGACTTCGCCGAGCTGGGTACCGCTGAGCGGGAGCACCTGCGCAGGCTGCTCGCGGTGCTGCGCCCCGACCCGCCGCAGCGGCCCGCGCTGCGCCGGGCGCCGTCGAGGCGCGGCCAGATGGACGCCCGCGCCACGCTGCGCGAACTGCTGCGCACCGCCGGGGAGCCCCTGCGGCTGCCGCGCCGGAGCCGGGCGCGCAGGCCGCGCCGCGTGGTGCTGCTGATCGACGTGTCCGGGTCGATGGCGCCCTACGCCGACTCGCTGCTGCGCTTCGCCCACGTCGTCGTCCGCCGCTCGCCCGCCAGCACGGAGGTCTTCACGCTGGGTACCCGCATGACCCGCGTGAGCAGGCAGTTGCGGCAGCGCGACCCGGAGCAGGCGCTCGACGCCGCCGCCCGGGCGGTGCCCGACTTCTCCGGCGGCACCCGGCTCGGGGAGACGCTGCGGGCGTTCCTGGACCGCTGGGGGCAGCGCGGGGTGGCTCGCGGCGCGGTCGTGGTGCTGTTCTCCGACGGCTGGGAGCGCGGCGACGTGTCGGTGCTGGCCGAGCAGATGCGCAGGCTGCGCCGGCTCACCAGGTCGGTCATCTGGGCCAACCCGCACGCCGGGCACGAAGGCTACGAACCGGTGCAGTCCGGAATTGTTGCCGCCATGCCGCACGTTGACGGAATGGTCGCGGGCCACAGCCTGCGCGCGTTGGAAGAGATCTGGGCGCGGGTACTCGACCGCTGAGAGCCGCAGGGGAGTCGTCGTGCGAGACGTGCTGGACGAATTGATCAAGCGCTACGAGTCGGGCCAGGCCGTGGGGCTCGGGACGGTGGTGGCGACCTTCCGCTCGGCGCCGCGGCCGCCGGGGGCGGCCATGCTGGTCACCGCCGACGGCGAGGCGGTCGGCAGCGTGTCGGGCGGCTGCGTCGAGGGCGCGGTGTACGAGCGGGGCGAGGCGGTGCTCGACGGTGAGCGCCCGGCGTTGCAGCGCTACGGCGTCAGCGACGACGACGCCTTCGCGGTCGGCCTGACCTGCGGCGGCATCCTCGACGTCTTCGTGGAGCGCGTCGACCGGGAGTCGTTCCCCGAACTGGGCGAGGTCGCCGAGTCGGTGCGGCTGGAGGAGCCGGTCGCGGTGGCGACCGTCGTCGAGCACCCGGACTCCGGCCGCATCGGGGCACACCTGGTGATCTGGGGCGACCGGACCAGCGGCGGGCTCGGCGAACAGCGCGTCGACGACGCGGTGGCCGACGACGCGCGCGGCATGCTGGCCGCCGGTCGCAGCGGTGTCCTGGAGTACGGCCCGCAGGGCCAGCGCCGGGGCGAGGGGATGCGGGTGTTCGTCAACGCATTCGAACCGCCGCCGCGGATGCTGGTGTTCGGCGCGATCGACTTCGCCGCCGCGATGGCCCGCATCGGCTCGTTCCTGGGCTACCGCGTCACGGTCTGCGACGCGCGGCCCGTGTTCGCCACCCGCAGCCGGTTTCCCGAGGTCGACGAGGTCGTGGTCGACTGGCCGCACCGCTACCTGTCCGCGGAGGTGGAGGCGGGCCGGGTGGACGAGCGCACCGCGGTGATGGTGCTGACCCACGACCCGAAGTTCGACGTGCCGCTGCTCGAGGTCGCGTTGCGGCAGCGGCTGGCCTACGTCGGGGCGATGGGCTCGCGCCGGACCCACGACGACCGGATCGCCCGGTTGCGCGAGACCGGGGTGGGCGATCGCGAGCTCGACCGGCTGAGCTCCCCGATCGGGTTGGACCTGGGTGCCCGCACCCCGGAGGAGACCGCGGTGTCCATCGCGGCGGAGCTGATCGCCCTGCGCTGGGGTGGTCGCGGAGTGCGACTGTCCGACCGGGAGGGACCGATCCACCATCACTCGTGAGCGCGCTTGCCCGTGTCCCCTCCACGTAGCAGGCTCTGGGGAGTGACGTCCGTCACCCAGGCGGAGCAGTCCGGTTCCCGAATGTCCGCGCAACGCGCCTCGTGAGCGGCAGAGCCGGCCGGTGCCGGAGGGCCGCCCGCGACGGACGAACCTCCGGAGGAGGCCGCAATGCCGCGCATCACCGTCAACGTGGACGGCACCCGTTACACCGACGACGTAGAGCCTCGAACACTCCTCGTCCACCACCTACGCGAGCGACTCGGAAAGGTCGGCACGGTCGTCGGTTGCGACACCAGCAACTGCGGGGCGTGCACCGTCCACCTCGACGGGCAGAGCGTGAAGTCCTGCTCGGTGCTCGCCGTGCAGGCGGACGGCTGCGAGGTGACCACCATCGAGGGGCTGGCCCGCGAGGGCGAGCTGCACCCCATCCAGCAGGCGTTCCACGACAACCACGCGCTCCAGTGCGGGTTCTGCACGCCCGGCATGATCATGCAGGCGCTGGACCTGCTCGCCGAGAACCCCGACCCGGACACCGACGAGGTCCGCGAGGGCCTGGAAGGCAACCTCTGCCGCTGCACCGGCTACCAGAACATCGTCAAGGCGGTGCGGGACGCGGCGCAGAAGATGCGGCCCGGTGCCGGACCGCCGATCGAGCACACCGACGACACCCCGCTGCAGCGCACCGGTCAGGAGCAGGACACGAAGGTGAAGGGAGGTCGCCAGTCATGACCTCGACGCTGGAACCGGAGCTCGGACGTTCCCGCAAGCGCAAGGAGGACGCCCGGCTGATCACCGGCCGGACGCGCTGGACCGACAACCTGACCCCGACCGGCACGCTGCACCTGGCACTCCTGCGCAGCCCGGTCGCGCACGCCAGGATCACCTCGATCGACACCAGCCAGGCCCGCGAGATGTCCGGGGTGGTGGCGGTGCTGACCGGCCGCGACCTCGCCGCCGAGCAGGGCAGCCTGCCGTGCGCGTGGCCGATCACCGAGGACATGAAGGCTCCCACCGCACCCTCGCTGGCCGTCGACACCGTGAACTTCGCCGGTGAGGCGGTGGCCGTCGTCGCGGCCCGCAGCGCCGCCGAGGCTCGCGACGCGCTGGACGCGATCGACGTCGACTACGAGGACCTGCCGGTCGTGCTGGACATGGAGTCCGCGCTGCGCGACGACTCGCCGTTGGTGCACGAGGACCTCGGCACCAACCGCAACGCGACCTGGACCTTCGACTCCGCCGAGGCCGGCACCGGCGGGAACGTCGAGGAGGCGCTGTCGGCCGCCGAGGTGCGCGTCGAGCGGACCTTCCGCCAGCAGCGGCTGATCCCCGCGTTCATGGAACCCCGCTCGGTCGTGGTCGACCCGACCGGCGACCAGATCACCATGTGGTCGGCCACGCAGGTGCCGCACATCCTGCGGCTGATGCTGGCGATGACGCTGGGCGAGCCGGAGCACCGCATCCGGGTCATCGCGCCCGACG of Saccharopolyspora erythraea contains these proteins:
- a CDS encoding PspC domain-containing protein, producing the protein MTENSNVHYFDATQTSEPRRFRRSSEDRMIAGVCGGAARALNVDSAIIRVVLVAATLLGFGLGILLYLTCWLIVPQE
- a CDS encoding suppressor of fused domain protein, with the protein product MSRFSGFPAHVEAHIGRVRGADSSTASGRERGYHLVYCDHRDSPHVSVLTSGLRMRTAGAPLPQELVCTVRADQERQARHLTGVIAELLTESRSRVGYGALIMNDRALLPGTEIAGALAAPHPHLGDEFDVLLHEGSPVLQIITLVPITRNEAQLVARYGSDVLYDRWEEQHTDLLDVHRPSVA
- a CDS encoding TetR/AcrR family transcriptional regulator, whose protein sequence is MGRPPRHDADKLLDAAVAIVAESGPRAVTMAAVARAAGAPSGSVYHRFPDQPALLAALWLRTVRRFRAGLFEVLESGPPREVAVAAARHVVEWSRRNTAEARVLLAGSSAFGESEWTQQARDELRRVNEEMFTAMAEVARGMGTCGELGFGRFSLAVVDMPIAVVRRNLTRGDEIPEHEVVVVVEAVRDLLANGQGR
- a CDS encoding AAA family ATPase, coding for MADDALGMKSPADVAAALDATGYLPDDGIATAAFLSMRMRRPLLCEGEPGTGKTALAQALASALDVELIRLQCHEGIDAAQALYDWDFPRQLLHLRTLEAASGGSLDPDAAESSLYTSRFLLARPLLRALREAPCVLLVDEIDRADDEFEAFLLEVLSEYSVSIPEYGVVRAAEPPIVVLTSNRTREVHDALKRRCLYHWLEHPGLEREVAILRRRLPGLDERLAEQVAAAVQRMRQLELLKPPGVAEALDWAQSLLALGKDELDTEVAASTLGAVLKYREDAERVRAAWE
- a CDS encoding vWA domain-containing protein, coding for MDRTVIGLVGFARALRHSGMACGPSRVQAFLDAAEEVGLDERDSLYWAGRLTLCSDPDDIPRYDTAFGCWFGHDPMPSPQDGHAVPRPARIAALTSASGESDEGAEPLSAAASEAEVLRRRDFAELGTAEREHLRRLLAVLRPDPPQRPALRRAPSRRGQMDARATLRELLRTAGEPLRLPRRSRARRPRRVVLLIDVSGSMAPYADSLLRFAHVVVRRSPASTEVFTLGTRMTRVSRQLRQRDPEQALDAAARAVPDFSGGTRLGETLRAFLDRWGQRGVARGAVVVLFSDGWERGDVSVLAEQMRRLRRLTRSVIWANPHAGHEGYEPVQSGIVAAMPHVDGMVAGHSLRALEEIWARVLDR
- a CDS encoding XdhC family protein, which produces MRDVLDELIKRYESGQAVGLGTVVATFRSAPRPPGAAMLVTADGEAVGSVSGGCVEGAVYERGEAVLDGERPALQRYGVSDDDAFAVGLTCGGILDVFVERVDRESFPELGEVAESVRLEEPVAVATVVEHPDSGRIGAHLVIWGDRTSGGLGEQRVDDAVADDARGMLAAGRSGVLEYGPQGQRRGEGMRVFVNAFEPPPRMLVFGAIDFAAAMARIGSFLGYRVTVCDARPVFATRSRFPEVDEVVVDWPHRYLSAEVEAGRVDERTAVMVLTHDPKFDVPLLEVALRQRLAYVGAMGSRRTHDDRIARLRETGVGDRELDRLSSPIGLDLGARTPEETAVSIAAELIALRWGGRGVRLSDREGPIHHHS
- a CDS encoding (2Fe-2S)-binding protein, producing MPRITVNVDGTRYTDDVEPRTLLVHHLRERLGKVGTVVGCDTSNCGACTVHLDGQSVKSCSVLAVQADGCEVTTIEGLAREGELHPIQQAFHDNHALQCGFCTPGMIMQALDLLAENPDPDTDEVREGLEGNLCRCTGYQNIVKAVRDAAQKMRPGAGPPIEHTDDTPLQRTGQEQDTKVKGGRQS